The Gossypium raimondii isolate GPD5lz chromosome 2, ASM2569854v1, whole genome shotgun sequence genome segment AAAACCGATAAAATCCATCATGAGTGTGGCCCCGTAACAATATTATCTAAGTCTGAATATCCTTAACCACACAGTAAAAagggtgaaaataaaaaaacattgttCTCTCGAGCAAATTGTGTAATAGACAATAATTTTTTACGAATACTTGCCACATGTAAAACATTAGATAAATGCAACACCTTATTTTTCGTAGAAAACGTAGCATTTCCCACATTTGTAATAGTAGCATGCATCCCATCACCTATTAAAAGCAGAATATTACCTGAATACCGTGTGGATGTATTCAATGCCAAAGCCGCTTGACACATGTGATTGGTAGCTCCCGAGTCAGGGTACCATGATGTCGAAGCATTATTTATTATGGGTAGAGGGACATATGGCTCCACATGATTTATAGTTGGATTCTCAAAATTCGGCCCATAAGCAAACCCGAATGCAGTAGCATTCGATGTATTTCCACTAGAAAATTTGGACCCTAAGAAATCAAGGATCCGAGAAAACCCAACACATGACTGAGGGCTTATGGGAGTACCTTGGCCGAACTCCCCAAATGGAGCAACACCTACAAGAGCAGGCCCAATCAGTCTTCGCATGTCGGGCTGCAAGGTCCACGAAGCCCCTCCTCTAGCAGCATGCCTATCTACATGTGAAGCCTGCAAAACACACGCAGGCCCAACCTGCAAACGAACTTGCCCATTAAGGGTCATATGGTTGACCGATGGCCTAGCGCTATAACCCAAAGGAGGACCAGAATTAGGGTTAAAAAACCCTTTCGTCGCAGCATCAAGTTGAAAGCCAGCCATTTCTTGCCCAGTTGCTGTGCCCCTCAACAATGCTGGCGTCGAAAAACCATCATATTGCAGATCAAAATGGTAGTAACACCGTTGGGCTAAGTTACCATGGCGACCATAGATCTGACACTGAACATGCCCTCTGTAACTCCGACCACGGCCACCATAGACAATGCGACCACTCATCGGAGATGACATCAACATCGGAAAAGCACGAGCCGCATCGGCAGAGCTCACCATGTTGACCTGAATCGGGCTATCAAATGCAAGTTACTTTTAACGATTTTCACAATCCAGAAGAACTTTCACCAACCAATCAAGGCGCATTGGCTCCGGCACATTATGACAACCGCGTCAGATTCAATAGAAAGTCTGGAAAGAACCACATCAACCTGCTCGCTAGCGGTCAATGGGTGGCTGGAAGCAGCAAGGAGATCACAAAGGCGCTTAATCTTGGCCAGATATTCAGTGACAGTAAGAGTTCCTTCTTTAAAGCATGCAATTCATGTTTGATTCTAGAGATCTTAGCACTAGAGATAGCAACAAACAATTGAGAGGCCTTACTCCAAACCTCGTGTGCTGTCGATGTACTTGTAAAAGACGAAAGCAGATCTCCACTAATTGTGGATAAAATCCAAGAAGCAAGTAACTTATCTTGTTGGTTAAAGTAGATAAAATCAAGACTAGGAATTGACTTCCCTTCTAAATCAGGAACAAATCAAGGTGGAACAGCGACCATGCCAAGAACAAAAATAGTTAAGTCATACGTTTCAATGATCAATTTCATTTGATGTTGCCATTGAATGAACGTTTCTTCTTTCAGCTTCACAATGTCATGGCAAGGAAAGGATTGGACCACATGGCAAAAAACATTATCAGCAACACCTTGTGAGGGTGGATGAAGACTAGTGGCAGATGGTGCGGAGTTGACTTCATTGGTGGACATAATAAGAGCGGTCGACATTGGAGACCAAGAATAATCACCTCAGGAACTAAGCAACTGATACCATGATAGAATACTAACAAAGAACTAATCATAAGAAATCAAACTTAATATTGGATTTCATGTGAATCTATTCTTGTTTTCATTAGAAGCtcaatatatgtatttatacaaCTCTCAGTAGATAATTGCTACTAACTGACTACTAACAATTTCTAACAGATTACTAATAGCTACAACTGCTTAATTGTTTTAACAAACTCTAACAGCTTTGGTTTTCCCAACATTAAATTGAAAGTGAATGAGACCAATACTGATACATCTCCAAAGTATTGGACTTTGGTATTGAGATGATTATGGGGGTTCGA includes the following:
- the LOC128035547 gene encoding uncharacterized protein LOC128035547 is translated as MVSSADAARAFPMLMSSPMSGRIVYGGRGRSYRGHVQCQIYGRHGNLAQRCYYHFDLQYDGFSTPALLRGTATGQEMAGFQLDAATKGFFNPNSGPPLGYSARPSVNHMTLNGQVRLQVGPACVLQASHVDRHAARGGASWTLQPDMRRLIGPALVGVAPFGEFGQGTPISPQSCVGFSRILDFLGSKFSSGNTSNATAFGFAYGPNFENPTINHVEPYVPLPIINNASTSWYPDSGATNHMCQAALALNTSTRYSDMKLLSVSFSCTEWLILNLGKTLNTFKAIRVASFDHSHLY